From the Mauremys reevesii isolate NIE-2019 linkage group 19, ASM1616193v1, whole genome shotgun sequence genome, one window contains:
- the MORN5 gene encoding MORN repeat-containing protein 5 — protein MEVTGSTYFGDYVHGRIEGKGRYTLPTETKYNGTMKDGMFHGKGTLYFPNRSKYEGIWDCGISKEGKYTFADGLEFKDKKWHYCDGYDRRFYTEICTGLKPAGISQLTNLDPPRTIPQGCYDCGDGFYNTNTRVVIDYKLRFLRNADDDEHEWIIRTCRKGWDEITGFKPKQ, from the exons ATGGAGGTCACGGGCAGCACCTACTTCGGGGACTATGTGCatggcag GATTGAAGGGAAAGGCCGCTATACTCTCCCAACTGAAACCAAATATAATGGCACAATGAAAGATGGAATGTTTCATGGCAAAGGAACCTTGTATTTTCCTAATAGAAGCAAATATGAAGGAATCTGGGACTGTGGAATATCAAAAGAG GGGAAATACACCTTTGCAGATGGTCTTGAATTCAAAGATAAAAAATGGCATTATTGTGATGGCTATGACAGAAGATTTTATACAGAAATCTGTACCGGCCTAAAACCAGCAG GTATCTCTCAGCTTACAAATTTAGATCCTCCTAGAACGATTCCACAAGGCTGTTATGACTGTGGTGATGGATTCTATAATACTAATACCAGAGTTGTCATTGATTACAAACTCAGGTTTTTGAGGAATGCAG aTGATGATGAACATGAATGGATCATTCGCACCTGCCGGAAAGGCTGGGATGAAATAACTGGATTTAAACCTAAACAGTGA
- the NDUFA8 gene encoding NADH dehydrogenase [ubiquinone] 1 alpha subcomplex subunit 8, which translates to MRSGAGPASVPCRAGAEGELKETGARARAMPGSLDLPSLEELDVQEVSVSSAVLKAAAHHYGSQCDKPNKEFMLCRWEEKDPRKCLKEGKQVNQCALEFFRKIKAHCAEPFTEYWTCIDYTNLQELRRCRKQQLAFDNCVLENLGWVRPDLGELSKVTKVQTDRPIPENVYHSRPRPEPNPPIEEDLKPSKFGSRFAFWAW; encoded by the exons ATGCGCAGTGGCGCTGGGCCTGCCTCTGTGCCGTGCCGGGCGGGCGCGGAAGGGGAGCTCAAGGAGACCGGGGCGCGGGCTCGCGCCATGCCGGGCTCGCTGGATTTGCCCTCGCTGGAGGAGCTCGATGTGCAGGAG GTGAGCGTCAGCTCCGCGGTGCTGAAAGCTGCAGCCCATCACTATGGCTCGCAGTGTGACAAGCCCAACAAGGAGTTCATGCTGTGCCGCTGGGAGGAGAAGGACCCCCGGAAATGCTTAAAGGAAGGGAAGCAAGTCAATCAATGTGCACTAGAGTTTTTCAG GAAGATTAAGGCACACTGTGCAGAACCTTTTACTGAATACTGGACTTGTATTGATTATACCAACCTTCAAGAGCTTCGTCGTTGCCGAAAACAGCAGCTGGCATTTGATAATTGTGTGCTGGAGAACTTGGGCTGGGTGAGACCTGATCTGGGAGAGCTGTCTAAG GTCACAAAAGTGCAGACAGACCGACCTATCCCTGAGAATGTCTATCATTCCAGACCAAGACCAGAGCCAAATCCGCCCATTGAAGAAGATTTGAAGCCTTCTAAATTTGGCAGCAGGTTTGCTTTCTGGGCCTGGTAA